One window of the Natrinema sp. HArc-T2 genome contains the following:
- a CDS encoding PAAR domain-containing protein, with protein MKPAARLGDQTAHGTPLTGTASPNVLIGTRPAWRALVDVHTCPLVTGAVPHVGGTVSKGSTSVLINGMPAARMGDTIVESGPPNTITSGCQTVLIG; from the coding sequence ATGAAGCCTGCAGCGAGGCTCGGTGATCAGACAGCACACGGGACACCACTTACCGGGACAGCCAGTCCGAACGTCCTGATCGGGACGCGGCCCGCATGGCGGGCGCTAGTTGACGTCCACACGTGTCCGCTCGTTACGGGAGCCGTCCCTCACGTGGGTGGCACCGTCTCGAAGGGCAGTACAAGCGTGTTGATCAACGGGATGCCCGCCGCGCGGATGGGCGATACGATCGTTGAAAGCGGCCCGCCGAATACGATCACAAGCGGGTGTCAAACAGTCCTGATCGGCTGA
- a CDS encoding LysM peptidoglycan-binding domain-containing protein, whose amino-acid sequence MSARSGKLEKAQLMIVNGKQKGETIECAFNPNAYTVEKSVNYGELKATGSGASIMQFVDGNAETLSMELFFDTTDELDSNGSPDTKQVDVRERYTQHIDTLLSVDGELHAPPVCRFVWGDGIDFTALLQRANKQFTKFLPSGVPIRARVNVVFKEYKTADYHKSEVSPESTDKTKVWTVTDGDTLWLIAAEEYGDAAHWRTIANHNDIENPRAIETGDTLELPPL is encoded by the coding sequence ATGAGTGCCCGGAGCGGCAAACTCGAGAAAGCCCAGCTCATGATCGTCAACGGGAAACAGAAGGGCGAAACGATCGAGTGTGCGTTTAACCCGAATGCCTACACGGTCGAAAAGAGCGTCAACTACGGCGAACTCAAGGCAACGGGGTCGGGAGCGTCGATCATGCAGTTCGTCGATGGGAACGCTGAAACACTGTCGATGGAACTGTTTTTCGACACGACCGATGAACTCGATTCGAACGGGTCGCCCGATACGAAGCAGGTGGATGTCCGCGAGCGATACACACAGCACATCGATACGCTCCTGTCGGTCGACGGGGAGTTACACGCGCCGCCGGTGTGTCGGTTCGTCTGGGGCGATGGGATCGATTTCACGGCGTTGCTCCAGCGGGCGAACAAACAGTTCACGAAGTTCCTCCCGAGTGGCGTTCCCATCCGCGCTCGAGTGAACGTCGTGTTCAAGGAATACAAGACAGCCGATTATCACAAGTCGGAGGTGTCTCCGGAGTCGACGGACAAGACCAAGGTCTGGACGGTCACTGACGGCGACACTCTCTGGTTGATCGCTGCCGAGGAGTACGGCGACGCCGCACACTGGCGGACCATCGCGAACCACAACGATATCGAGAATCCCCGCGCGATCGAGACGGGCGACACGCTCGAGTTACCGCCATTGTAG
- a CDS encoding putative baseplate assembly protein — protein MSQRPIVDDRDREALYAELRELAAQYTESWGPSTDDNATVLLRIFSHLGRDVIQRLNDMPAKHRLAFLDTLGFDRRPPQAARLPLTFEVSTDIDRNVAIPGGTQAVAEPNDGPTQLFELPQDGGFEATGASLTDVIAVDPSADRIVDHSERRTGDESVELFSGETLQEHVLYLAHDDLLTLEAGSPITITVETTVDRSVLETELVWEYYGEADDGTVGWQPLEQWNRAPSVDDDSGLNALRKRLQSEASSRADDDRVELRFRLPGETVHHTVDGVESRWLRCRIAGDGADFESFSMRLQSISASTGRDTREDALVPDRLLSNDVPLSTDAESNIWPLGRLPHPPSTFYVASEEAFTKRGAIVEIRLEPPADPDVDGATAVADPDAIEEVTVDVTDHGEDGSSIQGAGVLDGPPELSWEYWTGSGWSRLPVLADETNDLQTAGRVRFSVPADIESTAVSGHESVWIRARLVRGNYGQPSLGVTDAGARGSLADSPNPPRFGGVSIHYDCNQQPFEAIRTKNNASLNSVSPEYGGSLTPFVKLPDETQTLYLGFNGTLRDGPLSVFVSIEDSTYPRSFDPGMRWEYCSDPDTRDWSKLTVQDRTAGLTERGLVRLTFPEPTTEFELFGRQRHWIRARVTQDEFDRRLDTDARSTRSAGETDRLRQTTAPPTLEGLYPNTQWAFNTRTVEDEVLGSSDGSHDQSFACAHAPVIDIDVWVDELETLSTSERRDLLATRPEDVRRVTDASGDVTEWWVRWQQVADMLDSAPTDRHFVVDRIDGTVSFGDGNQGRIPPAGQGNITVTYTTGGGRDGNVATDTITDLTSSIPLVTDVSNPKPADGGVDTEPRDALVSRTTTHLKHQGRAVTPSDYEQVATAVFRELAKVACNPCGVADDGNIVLLIVPDVRREKPMPSMELEQRIRDAVRERAPASLVESDASRIVVRGPTYAEVSVSVSVSLSPADATSVSLLKEAIERRLDEFLHPLDGNGGEGWAFGTRPSVDALLDTVTDTKHVAAVNDLDVTVEADGDLTSRSGRETMSSLPPDALVCSGTHEVSVSMAGGEHQ, from the coding sequence ATGAGCCAACGCCCGATCGTTGACGACAGAGACCGGGAAGCGTTGTATGCCGAGTTACGGGAGCTTGCAGCACAGTACACCGAATCCTGGGGTCCGTCAACGGACGACAACGCGACGGTTCTGTTGCGGATCTTCTCGCACCTCGGTCGAGACGTGATCCAGCGGTTGAACGATATGCCTGCAAAACACCGACTCGCGTTCCTCGACACGCTCGGATTCGACAGACGACCGCCACAGGCTGCGCGGCTCCCGTTGACGTTCGAGGTGTCGACCGACATCGATCGCAACGTTGCGATCCCCGGTGGGACGCAAGCAGTCGCGGAACCAAACGACGGACCGACACAACTCTTCGAGCTCCCACAGGACGGCGGATTCGAAGCGACCGGCGCGTCGCTGACGGATGTGATCGCGGTCGATCCGTCCGCAGATCGAATCGTCGATCACAGCGAGCGCCGAACTGGCGACGAGTCCGTCGAACTGTTCTCCGGTGAAACCCTTCAGGAACACGTTCTGTATCTGGCCCACGACGATCTCCTCACGCTCGAGGCCGGCTCTCCGATCACGATAACGGTCGAGACGACCGTTGACAGATCCGTTCTCGAGACTGAGCTCGTCTGGGAGTATTACGGTGAAGCCGACGATGGGACGGTCGGTTGGCAGCCACTCGAGCAGTGGAATCGCGCTCCATCGGTCGATGACGACTCCGGTCTCAATGCACTCCGGAAGCGACTGCAGTCTGAGGCGTCGTCACGGGCTGACGACGATCGGGTCGAACTTCGATTTCGGCTCCCCGGTGAGACGGTTCACCACACCGTCGACGGCGTCGAGAGTCGCTGGCTTCGCTGCCGAATCGCCGGCGACGGAGCCGATTTCGAGTCGTTCTCGATGCGCCTCCAGTCAATCTCGGCCAGCACCGGTCGCGACACACGCGAGGACGCGCTCGTTCCCGATCGTTTGTTGTCGAACGACGTGCCTCTCTCGACGGACGCTGAGAGTAATATCTGGCCACTCGGACGATTGCCACACCCCCCTTCGACGTTTTACGTCGCGTCCGAGGAGGCGTTTACCAAACGAGGTGCAATCGTCGAGATACGGCTCGAGCCACCTGCCGACCCCGATGTGGACGGGGCCACTGCCGTAGCGGACCCCGACGCAATCGAGGAGGTCACCGTCGATGTCACCGACCACGGCGAGGACGGATCATCGATTCAGGGTGCCGGGGTACTCGATGGGCCACCGGAACTCTCCTGGGAGTACTGGACCGGCAGCGGCTGGAGTCGTTTGCCCGTCCTCGCAGACGAGACGAACGATTTGCAAACTGCCGGTCGTGTTCGCTTTTCGGTCCCTGCGGACATCGAGTCGACGGCGGTGTCGGGCCACGAAAGCGTCTGGATCCGCGCTCGGCTGGTCCGCGGGAACTACGGTCAGCCATCACTCGGTGTCACCGATGCCGGCGCACGCGGATCGCTCGCCGATTCGCCCAACCCGCCACGCTTTGGCGGTGTGTCGATCCATTATGACTGCAACCAACAGCCGTTCGAGGCGATCCGTACGAAGAACAACGCGTCTCTAAACAGCGTATCCCCGGAATACGGCGGGTCACTGACGCCGTTTGTGAAACTACCCGACGAGACGCAGACGCTGTATCTCGGTTTTAATGGCACGCTTCGCGATGGACCACTCTCTGTTTTCGTCTCGATCGAGGACAGCACGTATCCGCGTTCATTTGACCCCGGCATGCGCTGGGAGTACTGTTCGGACCCAGACACGCGCGACTGGTCGAAACTCACGGTGCAAGACCGGACCGCCGGCTTGACCGAACGCGGTCTCGTCAGGCTGACGTTTCCCGAACCGACGACCGAATTCGAACTCTTCGGTCGACAGCGCCACTGGATCCGAGCCCGCGTTACGCAAGACGAATTCGACCGACGTCTGGACACCGACGCGCGGTCGACACGATCGGCTGGCGAGACTGACCGACTGCGTCAAACGACGGCTCCGCCAACCCTCGAGGGACTGTATCCGAACACACAGTGGGCTTTCAACACCAGGACGGTCGAAGACGAGGTCCTCGGCTCGAGCGACGGATCACACGATCAGTCGTTTGCGTGTGCCCATGCGCCAGTTATCGACATCGACGTGTGGGTCGATGAGCTCGAGACGCTGTCAACTAGCGAGCGGCGTGACCTCCTGGCCACCCGTCCCGAGGACGTTCGACGCGTTACTGACGCAAGCGGTGACGTGACGGAGTGGTGGGTCCGGTGGCAGCAGGTCGCAGACATGCTGGATTCAGCGCCGACGGATCGACACTTCGTCGTCGACAGAATCGATGGAACCGTCAGCTTCGGCGATGGAAACCAGGGACGAATCCCCCCGGCTGGACAGGGAAATATCACTGTGACGTATACGACTGGCGGTGGCCGAGATGGGAACGTCGCGACCGACACGATCACTGATCTTACGAGTTCGATCCCGCTGGTTACGGACGTCTCGAACCCGAAACCCGCAGACGGTGGCGTTGACACCGAACCCAGAGATGCGCTTGTGTCCCGCACCACAACCCACCTCAAACATCAGGGCCGGGCAGTCACCCCGTCCGACTACGAGCAGGTGGCTACTGCGGTGTTTCGAGAATTAGCGAAAGTCGCCTGTAACCCGTGTGGTGTGGCTGACGACGGCAATATCGTCCTATTGATCGTTCCGGATGTCAGACGGGAAAAACCGATGCCATCGATGGAACTCGAGCAACGGATTCGTGATGCGGTACGCGAACGCGCACCCGCGTCGCTCGTCGAATCCGACGCGTCCCGAATCGTCGTCCGTGGCCCGACGTACGCCGAGGTGTCGGTGTCAGTGTCGGTCTCGCTGTCTCCGGCCGATGCAACGAGCGTCTCGTTACTCAAAGAGGCCATCGAACGGCGACTCGACGAGTTCTTGCATCCGCTCGACGGAAACGGTGGCGAGGGATGGGCCTTCGGTACGAGGCCGTCTGTGGATGCGCTTCTCGATACCGTTACTGATACCAAACACGTCGCTGCTGTGAACGATCTCGACGTGACGGTCGAGGCCGATGGCGACCTCACGTCGCGATCCGGACGGGAGACGATGTCGTCGCTTCCACCGGATGCGCTCGTCTGTAGCGGTACACACGAGGTGAGCGTCTCGATGGCGGGAGGTGAACATCAGTGA
- a CDS encoding GPW/gp25 family protein produces MSDTFLGTGWAFPVETDPRGSVRTADAEDDIRDAIRIILGTAKGERVMRPEFGCAIHDHVFSAVTPATLNVIESSVREALVRWEPRIDIEDVDARLDDEQPSVVRIGIEYRVRTTNSLSNMVYPFYITEGDG; encoded by the coding sequence ATGTCGGATACATTTCTCGGAACGGGCTGGGCGTTTCCAGTGGAGACGGACCCTCGAGGCTCAGTTCGGACCGCCGACGCCGAAGACGATATCCGGGACGCGATCCGTATTATTCTCGGGACCGCCAAAGGTGAGCGGGTGATGCGGCCCGAATTCGGTTGTGCAATTCACGACCACGTGTTTTCGGCCGTGACGCCGGCAACACTGAACGTCATCGAAAGTAGCGTTCGTGAAGCGCTCGTCCGGTGGGAGCCCAGAATCGACATCGAAGACGTCGACGCACGGCTGGACGACGAGCAGCCGAGCGTAGTCCGCATCGGGATCGAGTACCGGGTACGAACGACCAATAGCCTCTCGAATATGGTGTATCCGTTCTACATCACCGAGGGTGATGGATGA
- a CDS encoding phage late control D family protein — MQTGTSIQPRYSPRFRVDVGDTTFQEPGGRIADLVVETTLDGADRFSFTLNFPFDEELGEFSGLTWDDFAIGTAIEIAMGYGGDGTLTPLLTGSIRSINAEFTTDRGPSVTVSGYGLLWELMQGTSSESWTETTVGEVVTDVLSSYSFSTVDVSDAAINRETLIQDGQSDYRFVQQLAETYGFEFYAERDTVRFRPHSAKAEDDEPVAELWYGEALHDFYAEITQRTQVDEVEVRSWDGQNKSEIVATAGSPNANYKEVFRVQAMSRNEAERVAETKLNRFSNGVITGHGEADGTPTIRAGAVVRLEELGERFSSDYYVTDATHRMGSAGYRTSFDVTEVSS, encoded by the coding sequence ATGCAGACTGGAACGAGCATTCAGCCACGCTACTCGCCGCGGTTCAGGGTCGATGTCGGTGATACGACGTTTCAGGAACCGGGCGGTCGAATCGCAGATCTCGTCGTCGAGACGACGCTCGACGGCGCGGACCGGTTTTCGTTCACGCTCAACTTTCCGTTCGACGAGGAACTCGGCGAGTTCAGCGGGCTGACGTGGGACGATTTCGCAATCGGGACGGCCATCGAAATCGCGATGGGGTATGGCGGCGACGGAACCCTGACACCGTTGCTAACTGGCTCGATTCGATCGATCAACGCCGAGTTCACGACCGATCGAGGACCGTCGGTTACGGTCTCCGGCTACGGGCTACTCTGGGAGCTCATGCAAGGAACGAGTTCGGAGTCGTGGACGGAGACCACGGTCGGAGAGGTCGTCACGGACGTGCTATCGTCGTACTCGTTTTCGACGGTCGACGTCTCGGACGCGGCGATCAACCGCGAAACGCTGATCCAGGACGGACAAAGCGATTACCGGTTCGTCCAGCAGCTGGCCGAGACCTACGGATTCGAGTTCTATGCCGAACGGGATACCGTCCGGTTTCGGCCCCACTCGGCGAAAGCCGAGGATGACGAACCGGTCGCCGAACTGTGGTACGGCGAGGCACTCCACGATTTCTATGCAGAGATCACACAACGAACGCAGGTCGACGAAGTCGAGGTTCGGAGCTGGGACGGCCAGAACAAATCGGAAATCGTCGCCACCGCCGGTAGCCCGAACGCGAACTACAAGGAAGTGTTTCGAGTCCAAGCCATGTCACGGAACGAAGCGGAACGAGTCGCCGAAACGAAGCTGAATCGATTCTCCAACGGCGTCATCACCGGCCACGGTGAGGCCGACGGCACGCCGACGATCAGGGCCGGTGCCGTCGTCCGACTCGAGGAACTGGGCGAGCGCTTCTCGTCGGACTACTACGTAACCGATGCGACCCACCGGATGGGGAGCGCTGGCTATCGAACGTCGTTCGACGTAACGGAGGTATCTTCGTGA
- a CDS encoding phage baseplate assembly protein V, with translation MRPTGFIDGGGTDDGGIRGVAIGIVTDNEDPKDLGRVKLRFPWRDADDESHWARIATEMAGTEYGTYFLPEIDDEVLVAFENGDVHRPFVIGALWNGTQKPPQTNDDGKNDIREIRSRSDHVIAFDDADDGSITIRTTGGNEIVIDDSGASETIRICDADADNSLTLDSASGAVEIDAKSELSLSASTIALDGNSVTISGTKGVTISGNGPIDVDSKAKLSLSGSMLDIDGAGIVKIKGSLIELN, from the coding sequence GTGAGACCTACCGGATTCATCGATGGCGGTGGCACGGACGACGGTGGCATCCGCGGCGTCGCTATCGGGATCGTGACGGACAACGAGGACCCGAAGGACCTCGGTCGGGTGAAGCTCCGGTTCCCGTGGCGTGACGCCGACGACGAGAGCCACTGGGCTCGGATCGCGACCGAGATGGCAGGTACCGAGTACGGCACCTACTTTCTGCCGGAGATCGACGACGAAGTGCTGGTCGCGTTCGAGAACGGCGACGTTCACAGGCCCTTTGTCATCGGTGCGCTGTGGAACGGCACGCAGAAACCACCGCAGACGAACGACGACGGGAAAAACGATATCCGCGAGATACGGTCCCGTAGTGATCACGTCATCGCGTTTGACGACGCCGACGATGGCAGCATCACGATTCGGACGACTGGCGGCAACGAGATCGTGATCGACGATTCGGGAGCTTCCGAGACGATCCGGATCTGCGACGCAGACGCCGACAATAGTCTCACGCTCGACTCGGCAAGTGGTGCGGTCGAGATCGACGCGAAATCAGAACTATCGCTGTCGGCATCGACGATCGCTCTCGATGGAAATTCGGTGACGATCTCGGGTACGAAGGGAGTCACGATCTCGGGGAACGGGCCGATAGATGTCGACAGCAAGGCAAAACTCTCGCTCTCCGGGTCGATGCTCGATATCGATGGGGCTGGAATAGTAAAAATTAAGGGAAGTTTAATTGAATTGAATTAA